The stretch of DNA ACGAGAAGCTCATCTGCAAGAGGCTGAGTTAATCCGTCAACGGGCACTTCAGGTCGTCAGACGCAGGGAAGCAGAATATCGCTATCCGGTGAGCCTGCTGGCTGGACGCTACTACAGTCATACAGCCTATAATTACGGTTATCTGTATCCGGTACACAACCTGCATTTCTGGAAAAGAGAGGAAATGCAAATCAGGAAAAACCGTTGGGGACCTTTTTTTATGTCTATCTGGAACGTTGCCCGAATCATTGGCATTTCGGAATAAAATCAGCAAAAGTACCCTAAAAACAAGGGGTGCCCGTAAGGCTATTGATTCCAGATGCCAATTCCGGCAACGAAATAAAACTTTCGGGCATCAGGATTGGTGATCAGAGAGACAGACACAGGAAGCTGTACCTTATGCTTTTCGCCCAATTCAAAAGTTTTAGCCACCCGAACACCTGCGTTGACAATATTAAAGCGCTGATTTACGGTTACATCCAGGCCGTTACGGACATAGCCGCTATTTTGGGTATAGTACTTTCCGTAAGCTCCCCCGAGTATGAGAGTCAGCTCCACGTCACCCTTCAGTTGAAAAGAATAGCTTCCTTCCACATAAAAGGAGTGTTTCCACCCCACATAACTAACCGTTGTATCGGCAGGCAACTGATTTATGCTGTCGGCCGGAGTAATGGTCATGACCGGCTGGTCATCTGGCCCATGAAAATTGTAGCCCAGAAATACACTTAGTGGAACATTTTCCGGCCCATCAAAACCTATCAGCGCTTCGTAAATATGCGCAGTATTGCGTCCGTAGTTAAAATACCGGTCTTTAGCAGTGGTTTCAGTAGGGAAATAATAATCAATCAAGCCAATCCAAACATAGGGAAACCGGAGAGTGGCATATAGGTCGGTTTCCGCAAAGCTGCCAGTCACTGCATAGGATGCCCAGGCCCCAATTTGAAAAGTTGCAACCGGCTGGTCTCCTTTTACTATTCGTTTGGTGGCAACGGAATAGGATACCCCGGGTTGGAAGGCTGGCGCCACGCCAAAATCCATGCCGCGCCAGATGTAACGGCTGACCAAGTCAAAGCCAAATGTGACTGGAAACGAGGTTGCGCTTTCTGACAAAACTGTATCCCTACCCGAGGAGGAATTTGCTGGTAAAAACTGGTGTAAGCTTCCTTTAGCCTGGGCTTTCATATAGCCTAAAGAAAAAATGAAAATAAGAAATGTCGTTTCGCGAAAGTGTTTTACTAATATCATATTCATATATTTTTAAAAAATTTTGCAGCAAATGAAAACAATTTCTGTTTTTTTTCAAAAATTTTTTAAATTTTTTTTATCAATTTTTAGGGCTAAATAATTCCATAAGAAAGCAAAAAAAATTAATAACAAATTGATTTTTAGATATTTAATAAACGGCAGCATTTGATTTTGTCTGAAAAAAAAATTTTCAGTTTTTTTTAAAAAAACCATAAAAAATTAATTTTTACCCTATAATTTTGAGTTTTTGTAAACGGGTGGTGTTGGGGCGCGGCTTTTCAGGGGTCGCGCCCTTTGTTTTGTGTGGATACTTTGATTTTATCGGATAATTTAGATCAGCCCTTCATCGGCAAAGCTGAAGTATCCGTCAGCGGTTATGATAAGGTGGTCTAAAACTGCTATATCCATAATTTTACCGGCCTCTTTCATTTTGCGGGTAAGAGCCTTGTCTTGCTCACTGGGCCTTTTATTGCCGGAAGGATGATTATGGGCAAGAATGATGGAAGAGGCCAACAGCTCAACTGCTCTGCGAAAGATAATTCTTACATCCGCTACGGTTCCGCTCACCCCTCCTTTGCTTATGGATTCAATAGCAAGTATTTTGTTAGCTCTGTTTAAGCAGATCACCCAAAATTCCTCGTGAGTAAGATCAGCCATGCGGGGATGCAACACTTCATAAACGGTTTGGCTATTGATGATCTTCAGTTTATCCAGTGCATCAGCCGCCTTTCTGCGTGCCCCCAGCTCCAAAGCGGCCATAATAGTAATGGCTTTTGTAACTCCAAGCCCTTTGAGATTTTTAGGGTCTTTAAAGTCGGCCAGATGAAAACGGGCAAGCCGATTAAGGTCATTTCCGGCCTTGGCAAGCAGACGTTTTGCCAGATCAACGGCCGACAATTCCCGTGAGCCACTGCGAATCAGGATGGCAAGGAGTTCAGCATTTGAAAGGGCTTGCCTGCCTTTGGTGATCAGCTTTTCCCGTGGGCGATCATCTTCCGCCCATGTGCGGATAGGCAACCTGTATGATTCGTTTTCTTCCACGGATAATGTTTTTCTAAAAATAAAAAAGCATGCGCAAACATTTACACATGCTACAGTCGGGATGTTGTATAGGCTTCCGGGAAGAAGTGTGCGAAACTGGAGGCTTACTTCAGCTTGTTTACATGTATCATGACCGAAGATTTAAGATTAGCCGCCTTCTTCCAGTGTATCTGATTTCTTTTAACCAGCCGGTCAATTCTGGAAACCACCTGGGGTAACAGCTTAAGTGCCTCAGTTTTATCGGT from Chitinophagales bacterium encodes:
- the radC gene encoding DNA repair protein RadC; amino-acid sequence: MEENESYRLPIRTWAEDDRPREKLITKGRQALSNAELLAILIRSGSRELSAVDLAKRLLAKAGNDLNRLARFHLADFKDPKNLKGLGVTKAITIMAALELGARRKAADALDKLKIINSQTVYEVLHPRMADLTHEEFWVICLNRANKILAIESISKGGVSGTVADVRIIFRRAVELLASSIILAHNHPSGNKRPSEQDKALTRKMKEAGKIMDIAVLDHLIITADGYFSFADEGLI